Part of the Rhizobium lentis genome, GAAGTAGTCGGCCGACCTCGGCAATGACCCAAGTACCAATTGCGAAATAGGGACCGTAAAGGCGAAAAGCGAAAAAGGCGGTCGGCACAGCGATCAGCATCGCAAGCAGGCCGGCCAGCGGAACCGCCAGGATAGGGTCGAGCCCAAGCAGGATCACCAGACCGAAGAGAGCATAGGCGCCGCAGCCGACGAAGAGTTGCTGCCCCACCGAAATCAGCCCGGCATAGCCGGCCAGCAGGTTCCAGCTCTGCGCCAATGTCAGCATCGTCAATATGTAGAAGAGGTCCTGGGCGACGCCGCGCGAAACAATAAAGGGCGCGGCTGCAAGAGCGATCACCGCGGCGAGCGCGACAATGCCGAAGATGCGGGCAATGCGCGTGCGTGTCTCGATTTTCCAATCCGCCGCTGCGTGATTTTCGGGTGTCATTGTTTCGAAACCTGTGGTCATCGCGCGCCTCAATCCACCGCCCGCGGGAAGAGACCGCGCGGACGAAACAGCAGGACGAGCAGAAAGGCGAGATGGCCGGCGAGTATCTGCCACTCGGGATTGATCGCCGCGCCCATGGTCTGCGCGATCCCGAGAATAACGCCGCCGGCGAGCGTGCCCCAGAGCGACCCCAGCCCGCCGATGATAACGGCCTCGAAGGCGTAGATAAGCCGCGCAGGTCCGGCGGTCGGATCGAAATTCGCGCGCATGCCGAGATAGAGCGCGGCGACGGTGACGACCAGCATCGCAAGACCGGTGGCAACGGCGAAGATCGAGTTCGGCCGGATGCCCATCAGGCTTGCGGTCACGACGTCATCAGAGGTGGCTCGGAAGGCGCGGCCGAGCGCCGTCCGGTAGATGAGCTGGTTCAAAGCGATGATGACGATCACCGCCGATGCGAAGGTCATCAGCGGCATCAGCCCGGCATTGACGCCACCGATCTCCACCGACGCGGTCTCGAGCGTACCCGCCGAAATTCTCCGGCTGTCCGCCGTGAATGCCTCCAGAAGCCCGTTCTGGACGACGATCGACAGCCCGAAGGTAACGAGCAGCGGCGGCAGCACGTCCTTGCCAAGCGTGCGGTTCAGAAGGTGGTATTGCATGAGCCAGCCTATGCCGAACATCAACGGCGCAGCGATCAGTGCTGCGACGAATGGGTCGAGGCCGAGCGACGAGACGATCAGCAGGATCAGGAAGGCCGCCAGCACGATCAGGTCGCCATGCGCAAGGTTCACCAGCCGCATGATGCCGAACACGATGCTGAGACCGGCGGCAAACAGCGCGTAGAGCCCGCCGAGCAGGATGCCTTGCAGGACCGTATCAAGCCAGTTCATGGTTGTCGGCTCCGAAATAAGCAGAATGGATCGCGGCTCGCTCCAGCTCAGAGGGACGTCCCGTCAGGGTGATCCGGCCCTCCATCATGCAATAGACGCGGTCGGCGACCTTCAGCGCCTGAGCGATATCCTGCTCGACGATGATAATGGCGGCACCCGAGGCCCTGATCTTGGAAA contains:
- a CDS encoding branched-chain amino acid ABC transporter permease, which produces MNWLDTVLQGILLGGLYALFAAGLSIVFGIMRLVNLAHGDLIVLAAFLILLIVSSLGLDPFVAALIAAPLMFGIGWLMQYHLLNRTLGKDVLPPLLVTFGLSIVVQNGLLEAFTADSRRISAGTLETASVEIGGVNAGLMPLMTFASAVIVIIALNQLIYRTALGRAFRATSDDVVTASLMGIRPNSIFAVATGLAMLVVTVAALYLGMRANFDPTAGPARLIYAFEAVIIGGLGSLWGTLAGGVILGIAQTMGAAINPEWQILAGHLAFLLVLLFRPRGLFPRAVD